One Dioscorea cayenensis subsp. rotundata cultivar TDr96_F1 chromosome 17, TDr96_F1_v2_PseudoChromosome.rev07_lg8_w22 25.fasta, whole genome shotgun sequence DNA window includes the following coding sequences:
- the LOC120281104 gene encoding probable O-methyltransferase 3, with product MRDSSHVLSPWFKSSKETPFEFYFGNRLGDVADEKLEFNKMFNDDMASDLVLVGDVVMMTCKDMFKGLKSLVEIGGGTGTIAKAITHVFPKIKCIVLDLPHEINTVKEDISLVEYVGGDTFISIPLANATLLMDNF from the coding sequence ATGCGTGACTCTTCACATGTCCTGAGTCCATGGTTCAAGAGCTCAAAGGAGACTccttttgagttttattttggcAATCGGTTGGGGGATGTGGCTGATGAGAAGCTGGAGTTTAACAAGATGTTCAATGATGATATGGCTAGTGATTTGGTGCTTGTTGGTGATGTTGTCATGATGACTTGCAAGGACATGTTTAAGGGGTTGAAGTCATTGGTTGAAATTGGTGGAGGGACTGGAACTATAGCAAAAGCTATAACTCATGTTTTCCCTAAGATTAAGTGCATTGTTCTTGATCTACCTCATGAGATTAATACTGTGAAGGAAGACATTAGTCTTGTTGAGTATGTTGGTGGTGATACGTTTATCTCTATTCCTCTTGCTAATGCCACTCTCTTGATGGATAACTTCTAA